Within Candidatus Neomarinimicrobiota bacterium, the genomic segment AGAAGCCGGCCAGCGGGAAGATCCCCGCCAGCGCCCGGCCCCCGATCAGGAACGTCACGTAGGTCACGGGCATGACCTTCCGCAGGCCTCCCATGTACCTCATGTCGAAGGTGCCTCCCGACGCGTGGCCGACACTGCCAGCGCCCAGGAAGAGGAGCGACTTGAAGAACGCGTGGGTGAACAGATGGAATATCGCGGCCCCGTACGCTCCCGTGCCCAGGGCGAGCATCATGTAGCCGAGCTGGCTGATCGTGGAGTACGCCAGGACGCGCTTGATGTCGTTCGTCACCAGAGCCATCGAGGCTGCGAAGATGGCGGTGAACCCGCCGACCACGGCGACCACGTTCATCGCCGTCATCGACGAGGCTCGTGATCAGGGTGGCGTTGTTCTGCAGAAAAGTCACCGGGATCGAGGTGATGGCATCGGTATTATCAGCGGCGGGGAACACGTTAACGTGAACACCCGTGGCTGCATTCAGATAGTAAAGGTCGATAGTAGCCGTTCCCCCTGCATCCGGGTCCTTATCGCCGTCCACGGTCTCACCCCAACTGATGATGTAGACTTCATCATCGGCGGTGTCGAAGGCCAACGCTACGCCGTAATTATCGTGGAAGACAAGCGAAGGAAAGTGCTTCACCGTCACCACCAGGTCCGTTACGGCACCGCCCGCGTCGAAGTCCCTGACTTCCTCGACAATCTGCGTCTTGCCGTCGTTGGAGACGATGTACAGGGCGTAGTCCGCGGCCGTCTCAAAAACTGACGCGGAGGGGTTGATATACCAGGTCACGAAATTGTCAGCCGCTT encodes:
- a CDS encoding NADH-quinone oxidoreductase subunit L, with protein sequence MTAMNVVAVVGGFTAIFAASMALVTNDIKRVLAYSTISQLGYMMLALGTGAYGAAIFHLFTHAFFKSLLFLGAGSVGHASGGTFDMRYMGGLRKVMPVTYVTFLIGGRALAGIFPLAGF